ACTATGCAGCCTTCGTCATCGGCCCGGACGGACACAATGTTGAAGTGGTTTGCCATCAGCCTGCGGCGTGACCTATTCCCCAAATGACGATCTGGTAGATATTCCGCTAACTGAATTGCGGCGTTATAAGGCGCTCGATTGCCTGTTGAAAACAACCGCACCGGTCCAGAATCTGCGCACTCTTGAGCATTCCGGCAACGGCTCGTGATCGGTCCGCTTGTCATGCGCGCCGTTCTCGGTGGTGGCAATCAGCGGCATACTGATGACCACTAGCAAGGACGATTTCCCCTCTCTCAATTCAGGAGAACCAGGATGGTCAGCAAGAATACGATTTGTCTTTGGTACAACGGAACGGCGCTGGAAGCCGCCGAGTTTTACGCCCGCACCTTTCCGGATAGCGCGGTTGGCGCGGTCCATCGGGCGCCGGGTGATTATCCCTCTGGCAAGGAGGGTGACGTCTTGACGGTGGAATTCACCGTGGCGGGTATTCCGTGTCTGGGCCTGAATGGCGGCGCGACGTTCAAGCACTGTGAGGCGTTCTCGTTCCAGATTGCCACCGATGATCAGGCTGAAACGGATCGCTTGTGGGACGCGATTATCGGCAATGGCGGTCAGCAAAGCGCATGTGGCTGGTGCAAGGACAAATGGGGTCTGTCGTGGCAGATTACGCCACGAGCTTTGATCGCGGCGGTGACCGATTCTGATCCAGCCGCAGCCAAACGCGCTTTCGAAGCCATGATGACGATGGGCAAGATCGACATCGCGGCAATCGAAGCGGCCCGGCGCGGCTGAAACGCACGGCGCGCCTTATTTGCAATTCTCGATCGCCACGTCCGCGACATCGCTATAGCGGCCATTGCTGGTTCTGATTTGCGCGCACTGGCCGGTCGACTGGTTGTACCAGTAATTGGTCAGCCCGGACGAGCGCGAGAGGGCGAAGCCGTTATTGGTGAGAAACTGTTCTCCGCCAGAGGCCCGTGAACCGGTCAGGGTGCTCAATTGAACCCGGCTGCCCGAGGTATCGCTTGTCTGGTCGCTGAGCTGATCTTTTTTGTGCTGATTCAGCGCATACAAGCCAACGCCCAATGCCGCAGCCAGGGCCACACCCATGGCGACATTCTTGTTGCGCTCCGCTACCCGATGTTGTGAGCCATTGTCGTGATGGTCATCGTTCTTGTGAGTCACGTGATGTGAGTCCAGACGACCATTGCGAAAATCCATGGCCACTTCTTCTTTGGCATCGTCGTTATAAAAGACTTCATGGAAAGTGTTGCCGGAATTGTATTCGCTGGTTTGATGGAAACCGTTGTTAAACATGGTGCGTTCAACGCGGCTCAGGTGTTGACCATCCAGATTGTCATAGTCAACCACATCCGCAATGGATTGCGATGCAATGAGGCATAAACCGGTAAAAAGCACGACATGGCGCATCATTTCTCATTTCCTGAGGTGCCGTAATTTAAAGTTACGGATTAATATTTGTCGAATATAAATGCGAGGTTTATTTATTTGAAACTGGCGCAAGTAATTGGTAGATTTGTTATTGGTTGGGCGCTATCAAATCCACTGCAGATATGTTTATTCGTTACCGGCAACTGTTCTGTGGAACCAACTCAACATCGGCATAGCGCCCGTTATTTGTTTTTACCTTTGCGCACTGGTGCGTTGCATTGTTGCGCCAGTAAGTAACCAGGCCAGATTGCCGTGCCAATACAAAACCATTATTGGTGAGATATTGTTCGCCACCTGCCGCGCGGGCACCGGTCAACGTTGAAATGTCAACCGCACGCGACATATCCGCAGTAACCGGCTGATCTCCATCGCTTTGACTCCAGTCGCTAATGTGATGATGCTTGCTCTGTTTGGGCAGCGCCGGTGTTATGTCATGCGAGCGCAGCACGCCATCATGGAAATTCATTGTTACTTCTTCAGCGAATTGATCGTTCAGAAACGATTCGTAATAGTCCACCCCGGAACGATATTCCCGGTTCTGATGAAAGCCATTTGAGAACATCACCCTTTCAACATAGCGGACGTGCTCGCCATTTAATGCATCGTAATTCATCAATTCGGCGCTGGCCTGAGTTGCTGTCAATCCCACTGCCAGGGTGGCCAAAGCAAATCTCATCATTCTCTTTTCTCATATTCTCGTAATTTTGAATGCTGATTATGAGGCCATTGCCGAAGTCAAATAAGTTCCTTATTTCACACGGTTCCCGTAATCATTTACGTCATTTATTTGATATAAAACAAAATTGCCCCAAATTGCCTAATGCTTGCCGATACAAGAAATTGCCGCGTAAATGGCCATG
This genomic interval from Silvimonas soli contains the following:
- a CDS encoding VOC family protein translates to MVSKNTICLWYNGTALEAAEFYARTFPDSAVGAVHRAPGDYPSGKEGDVLTVEFTVAGIPCLGLNGGATFKHCEAFSFQIATDDQAETDRLWDAIIGNGGQQSACGWCKDKWGLSWQITPRALIAAVTDSDPAAAKRAFEAMMTMGKIDIAAIEAARRG